One part of the Bacteroidota bacterium genome encodes these proteins:
- a CDS encoding glycosyltransferase family 39 protein, giving the protein MIHYLQEKPRVFLVITLALNIILHLPFIHLPPCSIHVWRQCNTLAVARNFHEEDDDILKPRVDRRFDTDGVTGMQFPAYEWLLSKIYFITGEHYYVHRLFSLLLTTAGLLAAAGFFRLLTGNAFFGAVAAWVICWSPELFYHGINALPDILAFSAAFAALYFTYKWINRPQHVSLLLAFLFITLAGLVKIQYGLFGIFMAVSLFIKSRNQLTSSTSILKHWLLPGILSTTLICGWYIYANRLIELSGLHDYVINIRPITDPEIIYATIKRNVISDFPELLLNYSNFIFFMLGSVLLLRATSLRRFYASPFFVAGLAFLVWYFMMLEQMRVHQYYLLPALLITTFIILKGIRFCLERKYHLIAWALLMIQPALASIRIMPARWMKADLGIPAQFADQKQLQLLIKEVPSEDLVITGPDNSGCIWLYFLHKKGFSFGNSKEFFEKENNGATAYKEALKRGGKWLYIRKGEIIDPTQPPSGITLQKSIGDFEIYKVIQ; this is encoded by the coding sequence GTGATACATTATCTTCAGGAAAAACCTCGTGTCTTTCTGGTCATCACTCTGGCATTAAATATTATTTTACATCTTCCCTTCATTCACCTTCCGCCGTGCAGTATTCATGTATGGAGGCAATGCAATACGCTGGCAGTAGCCCGAAATTTTCATGAAGAAGATGATGACATACTAAAGCCCCGTGTTGACAGGAGATTCGATACAGACGGGGTGACCGGCATGCAATTTCCTGCCTATGAATGGCTCCTTTCAAAAATATATTTCATCACAGGAGAACATTATTATGTCCATCGATTATTTTCATTGCTCCTGACCACAGCGGGCCTCCTTGCCGCAGCCGGATTCTTTCGCTTATTAACCGGAAACGCTTTCTTTGGCGCCGTAGCCGCATGGGTCATCTGCTGGTCGCCCGAGTTATTTTACCATGGCATAAACGCTTTACCGGATATACTTGCATTTTCTGCTGCTTTTGCTGCACTCTATTTTACTTATAAATGGATCAACAGACCGCAGCATGTTTCACTTCTTCTTGCATTTTTATTCATCACACTTGCAGGTCTTGTTAAAATACAATATGGACTCTTTGGTATATTCATGGCTGTGAGTCTTTTTATAAAAAGTAGAAATCAGCTGACTTCTTCTACCTCCATCTTGAAACATTGGTTATTGCCCGGAATTTTATCCACCACCCTAATTTGCGGATGGTATATTTATGCGAACCGGCTAATTGAATTATCCGGATTACATGACTATGTCATTAACATTCGGCCCATCACGGATCCTGAAATAATTTACGCTACCATAAAGAGAAATGTAATCAGTGATTTTCCGGAACTCTTGCTAAACTACTCCAATTTCATTTTTTTCATGCTTGGAAGCGTATTACTCCTTCGTGCAACATCTTTAAGACGATTCTATGCTTCTCCTTTTTTTGTGGCAGGTCTTGCCTTCCTGGTCTGGTATTTTATGATGCTGGAACAAATGCGTGTTCATCAATACTATCTTCTCCCGGCATTATTAATTACGACGTTCATCATTCTTAAAGGCATCCGCTTTTGCCTTGAACGTAAATACCATTTGATTGCATGGGCACTTCTCATGATTCAACCGGCACTGGCATCCATTCGTATTATGCCCGCACGTTGGATGAAAGCAGATTTAGGTATACCGGCACAATTTGCAGACCAAAAGCAATTGCAGCTACTCATAAAAGAAGTTCCTTCTGAAGATCTCGTCATCACCGGACCGGATAATTCAGGTTGCATCTGGCTGTACTTCCTACACAAGAAGGGGTTTTCCTTTGGAAACAGCAAAGAATTCTTTGAGAAAGAAAACAATGGAGCAACAGCCTATAAAGAAGCACTCAAGCGAGGAGGGAAATGGTTGTATATCCGAAAGGGAGAAATCATCGATCCAACTCAGCCACCGTCAGGGATAACACTACAAAAAAGTATCGGAGACTTTGAAATTTACAAGGTCATCCAATAA